The genome window TTCAACGGCCATCCCGATGGCCTCAGGCCACACCATCTGGTCTGACCCAAAGAGCAGCCGCTTCCCGAAGCCGGCCTGGATGAGTTCCCGCAGGTAGCTGTGGAATTCTTCCCGGGGAATGATCCAATCGATCGTGGCGAGATCGACATAAACCTGTGGATACACCGACAGGATTGCCTTCGTTTCCTGAAGGTACGGCCAGCCGCCGTGCATCAGGTAGATGCGCAGCCGTGGATGGCGGATGAGCACTTCCTCAACGAGGACTGGGTTGCCAAGCGACACACGGAAGTTCGGGCAGCAGGGCTCGTATGGCGTTCTCTCGGGGCCAACCCCCGTGTGGATCCCTACGGGTATGTCCATCTCCTCCGCGAGAGCGTAATACGGCTCCAGGCGAGCGTCGTTCGGCGCCATACCTCTCATCTGCAGAATCAACTCGCCCAAAACGTGCACGCGACCTGCCCGCATTTCGGCGCGGAGTCCGTCGAGGTCAGGTAGGGGGCTGGTCTCGTCCACCCATGCACCGACAATGATCCTGTCCGGAGCGACCTCGCGCCATTCGCTGACCGTTTCGGGTGGCCCGCTGGCCATAGCCTTCACGATGTTGTACCGCTCGAGCTCCGCCAAAGTCATGTCGCGCAGGTCGGCCGTCGTTCTCGC of Phycisphaerae bacterium contains these proteins:
- a CDS encoding amidohydrolase family protein, producing MQKQTALVFCLATAALCLTAAAAQTGADSARPPIIDMHLHAYPLDERAAPAVNVVTGQPSAARTTADLRDMTLAELERYNIVKAMASGPPETVSEWREVAPDRIIVGAWVDETSPLPDLDGLRAEMRAGRVHVLGELILQMRGMAPNDARLEPYYALAEEMDIPVGIHTGVGPERTPYEPCCPNFRVSLGNPVLVEEVLIRHPRLRIYLMHGGWPYLQETKAILSVYPQVYVDLATIDWIIPREEFHSYLRELIQAGFGKRLLFGSDQMVWPEAIGMAVEGIESAAFLTEEGKRDIFYNNAMRFLRLDEK